The genomic interval TCAATCTGGATAGTGGCGATGTTTTTGTCGGTTCCTGGCCTTCCGAAGAACTCAAGTAACAATCAGTTGTTGAAAAAATACTTATTCCAGTTCAACAGCGAGTTGGCCACATCATCAAGAAAGCCTGATTGTTTGACCGATTGATGGGCTTTTAAGGGAATCTTCTGATAAAGCCTGTCATTTAAATAAACATCCAAATATCCCAAGACTTCCCCCTTTTCAACTGGCGCTCTTACGTTTGACAGCATTTCCAGCCTGGTATCGACCTGTGGTGTTCCCGGAGTCACTAATAATGAAAGACTTTGGCCAATTTCGAGGTCCACTTGTGGCTCCAAACCATCCTCAACAGGAACGCCCTGATCAATCAGCGATCCTTCAGAAAATAATGGAGTGCGTTCAAATTGTTCAAAACCTGCTGTCAGCAATTGTATAGTGAATTGATCTCTGTAAAATCGATTTTCACAGCCTGTTACCACGGAAATCAGCCTTGTATTACCACGTTTGGCTGTTCCGACAAAATTGAAACCGGCTTTTCTGTGATACCCTGATTTCAATCCATCCATTCCGTCAATAGTCTGGAGCATTTTACGATAGGTGCTGACCAATTGAAATTCCCCATTCCGAAAAGAATCCACCTTGGTAGAAGCATACTCCATATAAACAGGGTGTTTCAAGACTTCCTGAGCCAGTCGGGATAAGTCTCTGGCTGTTGTCATATTATCAGGCATACCACGTTTGGGAGGGAGGCCATGCGGCGTAAAGAACAAAGAATGATCCATACCCAGTTGTGCGGCTTTTTTATTCATAAGAGCCACAAAATCCTGATAACTACCACCTGCATATTCCGCAATAGCAACGGCCGCATCATTGGCTGAAACCATGATCATGGCTTTCAGTAATTCACTCAAAGTAAAAACTTCTCCTTCTTTCAGGAAAACCTGACTTCCACCCATGTGGCTGGCAAGCTGAGAAATAACCACTTTATCATCAAGATGCAGTTGTCCACTTTCAATTTTTTCCAGGGTAATGAGAGCTGTCATCAGTTTGACAGTGGAGGCGGGAATTGCCATTGAATCAGGGTTGTGTGCATAGAGTGTCTGTCCAGTATCGGCATCAATAAGTAGCAACGATCCAAATAAATGATCCTGAGTGTCCAAAAT from SAR324 cluster bacterium carries:
- a CDS encoding serine hydrolase encodes the protein MKKKCILLLFICFVPVLGNVFSTYADTRSLFDILDTQDHLFGSLLLIDADTGQTLYAHNPDSMAIPASTVKLMTALITLEKIESGQLHLDDKVVISQLASHMGGSQVFLKEGEVFTLSELLKAMIMVSANDAAVAIAEYAGGSYQDFVALMNKKAAQLGMDHSLFFTPHGLPPKRGMPDNMTTARDLSRLAQEVLKHPVYMEYASTKVDSFRNGEFQLVSTYRKMLQTIDGMDGLKSGYHRKAGFNFVGTAKRGNTRLISVVTGCENRFYRDQFTIQLLTAGFEQFERTPLFSEGSLIDQGVPVEDGLEPQVDLEIGQSLSLLVTPGTPQVDTRLEMLSNVRAPVEKGEVLGYLDVYLNDRLYQKIPLKAHQSVKQSGFLDDVANSLLNWNKYFFNN